A genomic segment from Vanessa cardui chromosome 30, ilVanCard2.1, whole genome shotgun sequence encodes:
- the LOC124542243 gene encoding zinc finger protein 419-like, with amino-acid sequence MEPNDSEFKLEYETAKNICRCCLSTDKRMTKIESFRGFFIDLANIIVSESDGLPQWLCYECSALLLKSVRFKQKVINAHTMLYEYHNRCAPFPVDVQDPELTKYASPFLSKTNVLVFDTTRSKNGYHKVLEHDRPNYLTNLIDISVPVEAEILDDNVSIKDEYVFSEGEDDQPLVVISSNRNKNLEDLIATDIKEEKKEKKKKVKKKVKSKSVKAVEDKLEIDVSLEASEPKRSVLRKPVEIDETKIRIIKLDPAEQLKQREEESKATLKFPFQCQLCFKGFNFEVKLKNHMFKHSPARGPHRCELCAMHFPSAYSASVHALTHTRRYECVACGRRMADRLAMLNHYRSQHEGVLSVFTCDICGKISNNDKTHRGHVRNHHTGARAECADCGKSFVNRDSLVEHQLIHQGIKNYECEECGKKFRTRNQIRHHMVKHSDAKDFYCVECDVRFKSAHTLRQHLKRSSKHKDKKSLKFACAACGKRFESGARLAAHVRVQHEGVREHRCGACGAALASRASLNKHARAVHAGLRAPPAHVCHTCGKMFRAKSTLVNHVRTHTGEKPYECGVCGRRFAQRTAMRTHVKLVHLKIHRSARIKPKLPPPETAPKSEMYKNDSPLLFEWGRQAAPCEYFTVTAGP; translated from the exons ATGGAGCCGAATGACAGTGAATTCAAGCTGGAATATGAGACGGCGAAAAACATATGCCGATGTTGTTTATCAACAGACAAAAGAATGACGAAAATCGAATCGTTCCGTGGGTTTTTCATCGATTTAGCGAATATTATC GTGTCGGAATCAGACGGTTTACCCCAATGGCTTTGCTACGAATGCAGCGCCCTTCTGCTCAAGAGTGTGCGTTTCAAACAAAAAGTTATCAACGCCCATACTATGTTATACGAATACCATAATCGCTGTGCACCG TTTCCCGTCGACGTCCAAGATCCTGAATTAACGAAATATGCGAGTCCCtttttaagtaaaacaaatGTACTTGTTTTTGATACGACCAGGAGTAAAAATGGCTACCACAAGGTTTTAGAG CACGATAGACCGAATTACCTAACAAATCTTATAGATATAAGTGTACCCGTCGAAGCTGAAATATTAGATGACAATGTCTCCATAAAGGATGAATACGTATTCTCTGAGGGGGAAGATGACCAACCCTTAGTGGTCATAAG TTCAAATAGGAATAAGAATCTAGAGGATCTCATCGCTACCGATATCAAAGAAGAGAAGAAAGAGAAAAAGAAGAAAGTTAAGAAGAAAGTGAAATCGAAATCCGTGAAGGCAGTTGAAGATAAATTAGAAATAGA TGTTAGTTTAGAGGCTTCAGAACCAAAGAGGAGTGTTCTCAGGAAACCGGTAGAGATAGACGAAACCAAGATTAGAATAATCAAACTTGACCCCGCCGAGCAACTGAAGCAGCGAGAG GAGGAGAGCAAAGCGACTCTCAAGTTTCCGTTCCAGTGTCAGCTCTGCTTCAAAGGTTTCAACTTCGAAGTCAAACTCAAGAATCACATGTTCAAACATAGTCCG gcGCGCGGGCCGCACCGCTGCGAGTTGTGCGCGATGCACTTCCCGAGCGCGTACTCGGCGTCCGTGCACGCGCTGACGCACACGCGGCGCTACGAGTGCGTCGCGTGCGGCCGCCGCATGGCCGACCGCCTCGCCATGCTCAATCACTACCG ATCTCAACACGAAGGCGTGCTCTCTGTGTTTACCTGTGATATCTGCGGGAAGATTTCCAA TAACGACAAGACTCACCGCGGTCACGTGCGCAACCACCACACGGGCGCGCGCGCCGAGTGCGCGGACTGCGGCAAGAGCTTCGTCAACAGGGACTCACTCGTCGAACACCAACT GATACACCAAGGCATCAAGAACTACGAATGCGAGGAGTGCGGCAAGAAGTTTCGGACGAGGAATCAGATCCGGCACCACATGGTCAAGCACAGCGACGCCAAGGACTTCTACTGCGTTGAGTGCGACGTCAG GTTCAAGTCTGCGCACACACTCCGGCAGCATCTGAAGAGGAGTTCCAAGCACAAGGACAAAAAGAGCTTAAA GTTCGCGTGCGCGGCGTGCGGCAAGCGCTTCGAGTCGGGCGCGCGGCTGGCGGCGCACGTGCGCGTGCAGCACGAGGGCGTGCGCGAGCACCGCTGCGGCGCGTGCGGCGCCGCGCTCGCCTCGCGCGCCTCGCTCAACAAGCACGCGCGCGCCGTGCACGCCGGCctgcgcgcgccgcccgcgcacgTCTGCCACACCTGCGGGAAGATGTTCCGC GCCAAGTCGACGCTGGTGAACCACGTGCGCACGCACACGGGCGAGAAGCCCTACGAGTGCGGCGTCTGCGGGCGCCGCTTCGCGCAGCGCACGGCCATGCGCACGCACGTCAAACTCGTCCACCTCAAGATACACCGCAGCGCCAGG ATCAAACCGAAGCTACCTCCGCCGGAAACGGCGCCCAAGTCCGAGATGTACAAGAACGACTCCCCCCTCCTGTTCGAGTGGGGGCGGCAGGCCGCGCCCTGCGAGTACTTCACCGTCACGGCGGGGCCCTGA
- the LOC124542244 gene encoding uncharacterized protein LOC124542244 → MDSQILNGDPEQEYTAGVRLVVLNLPEDEGEGLGFRLTRTLWDPYPWIHEVTADSRADIAGLKRGDCLLQADGKDLLGLPIGKVAGLIRGDGEGRGVSLLVWNCGVDPKDDPELLWSCGGGSRGEKSRRALAGVVKALSCCVCAATATKALNCARSHLYCEGCWNRLERCALCRETLPAKDSPFARNLIAEQVFEAIATEYEIKHAIKNIQTKSAHTSPSRSPNISPTTTRKGQYQLSMMQRNRKNIQANEKFASDPNINRHLDPHTSRNTKPIENCQTCTSSSKMTGNFHTSNIYDNGGKYCQSQINDSNESRMTNGLKVPIINIEDTSNSCSCNCQLQHKLVARLRQACSLADLQNVTANGYSLSKSLNNITLNDQKNNNGQHSSSMDNLKNAEPPVFLLSAPPIYVLACEHSQ, encoded by the exons CTGAATCTACCTGAAGACGAAGGTGAGGGTCTTGGTTTCCGGCTCACAAGGACGTTGTGGGACCCATACCCTTGG ATCCATGAAGTAACTGCAGATTCCAGAGCTGATATCGCTGGCCTGAAGAGAGGAGATTGCTTGCTCCAAGCTGATGGCAAGGATTTACTTGGCCTACCG ATCGGTAAGGTCGCTGGTTTAATACGTGGGGATGGTGAGGGTCGTGGCGTTTCTCTGTTAGTCTGGAACTGCGGAGTGGACCCCAAAGATGATCCCGAA TTGCTGTGGAGTTGCGGCGGGGGTTCCCGCGGCGAAAAGTCCCGCCGAGCCCTCGCGGGAGTCGTGAAGGCTCTGTCGTGCTGCGTATGCGCAGCCACCGCGACCAAGGCTCTTAACTGTGCACGATCACATTTATATTGTGAAG gctgttggaACAGATTGGAAAGGTGTGCGCTGTGCCGAGAGACGCTGCCCGCCAAGGATTCGCCCTTCGCGAGGAACTTGATTGCCGAACAG GTTTTTGAAGCGATAGCAACAGAGTACGAAATAAAGCATGCcatcaaaaatattcaaacgaAATCAGCACACACCTCCCCGAGCCGATCGCCGAACATTTCACCCACGACGACACGCAAAGGGCAGTACCAATTATCGATGATGCAGAGAAATCGTAAGAATATACAAGCGAACGAGAAATTCGCGTCCGATCCGAATATAAATCGACATCTAGACCCTCACACCTCACGCAACACTAAACCTATTGAGAACTGTCAAACTTGTACGTCAAGCTCGAAAATGACAGGAAATTTTCACACTAGCAACATTTATGACAATGGCGGGAAATACTGTCAAAGTCAAATAAATGACAGCAACGAATCTCGTATGACAAATGGATTGAAAGTACCGATAATTAACATTGAAGATACGAGTAACAGCTGTTCGTGTAATTGTCAATTGCAGCACAAATTGGTCGCTAGGTTGCGACAGGCGTGCTCGCTAGCTGATTTACAGAACGTGACCGCGAACGGTTATAGTTTGTCGAAATCTTTGAATAATATTACTCTAAATGACCAGAA GAATAATAATGGTCAACATAGTAGTTCTatggataatttaaaaaatgcag aaccaCCAGTATTCCTGTTATCAGCACCTCCGATATATGTACTAGCATGTGAACATAGTCAATAA